tggtggtcagtctggaGAAATGTAAGCAGTACTTTACCTAAATATCAGTATTAGGTTATTGCACGCGCACACAGGGATTGACCTATTTCTCCTTGATGCCAAGCGTTTATCATATTAGTCTGAACGGAGACATGAGGTGCTTGACCTTTTTAGATGGGAATCATCAGACATCtcaataatctctctctctctctcacacacacacacacacgtcatcttGGTTACTACATCTAACCAgattcacacatacacactcatgtGGGTACATATCATTCTGCCCATTAGTTCCCTTTGAAGCGGAGTGTTGATGGGGTTCGTAGGCTGTAACAATACACTAATTCATATCACTGTCTATTGAGAGAACATGATGATCTCTTTTCATCTACTTCTACGGGCGAGAGATGGCAGGTGGTATACAAGTGTGTTACAtgatatctctgtgtgtgtgtgtgtgtgtgtcaatagtGTGTGAAGATGCTTGTTTGCTTATCTCTGTTGTTTTTTGCTTTTTCTTCAATAACGATTGTTTTCATGTATGGATCATTTTTCTAGAAGCGCCTctattcttctgtctctctttttggggtgagtgggaggagaggagagagtcataTCTAGGACAAAGTGTGTGGGTGTAATCATGGAGATGGCTACATGTTCCACACAGACAGACGCAGTATTCGATAGGACACATGATATATGTGATGTGCATGTTACGTCTctaacccgtgtgtgtgtgtgtgtgtaggacctGAACAAGCGTCTGTCTCTGCCTGCTGACATCCGTATCCCTGACGGTTACCTGGAGAAGCTGCAGCTGAGCAGCCCTACCTTCGACCAGCCCCTCAGCCGACTCTCACGCAGGGCCTCCctggtacgtgtgtgtgtgagagagagcgattgAAGGAATATAACATTATTACCCGACAGCGTTCAGGTACCGCCCTCCTTTCTGGTTGTCTCCATGGCAACAGGCATGAGGTTGAATTGGACTGTCTCTGTATGTAATCTTGTGCAGTGAATGAAGGTATCCTGTACAAATGTCGTTCAACACTGAAAAAAAAGACCTAAACAACATGGAAGATGAtatctttatttctgtttttcagTCAGAGATTGGTTTTGGGAAGCTGGAGACCTACATCAAACTGGACAAACTGGGAGAggtcagagaacacacacaaacactcctaTAAACtcagaaaacatgtttttcacaAGAGGTTCCCGAAAGTGATTTAGTTTTGACTCCGGTCATAAACAGTTTGATTTTCTATAGGGGACCTATGCTACAGTATTTAAGGGGCGCAGTAAGCTGACTGACAACCTGGTGGCGCTAAAGGAGATCAGGCTGGAGCACGAAGAGGGAGCACCTTGCACCGCCATCAGAGAAGGTGAGTCTATACCtctgtctttcctcctctctatcacgttaacccccttctcttcctctccctcatcctcccattACTGATTTCAATGCCACATTGTCTTTTATTTTTTTCTCGCTCTTCGCTCTTTCTCATTCACTATTGTTCCTCCTCTTTGTCAATATATTaccccttctcttgttctctcactcatccctctctttccttctctccagtGTCGTTACTGAAGGACCTGAAACATGCCAACATCGTGACCTTACATGACATCGTCCACACAGACAAGAGCCTGACGCTGGTCTTCGAGTACCTGGTGAGAATCACTTACTACCTGACTCTGCTCACACTGCATGCTGGTCATTGTAGTCAAAAATCCGCCCTAATTATCTGAGGAGTTTCTAGTCCTAAATAGACTGTTGTACATGTTCTTCCTGTCTTGTCTGACTGACTGCTGACCTCACTTCCTGTACAGGATAAAGACTTGAAGCAGTACATGGATGACTGTGGGAACATCATGAGCATGCACAACGTCAAGGTGAGTATGACCAAGACGAATGACCTAACACTCACTGTACTGTAAGTCACTTTAGATAAAAACCCTTgcataatagtggttaacattgCATGTGTTTGTGCGGTTCTAGATCTTCTTGTTCCAGATTTTGCGGGGGTTGGCTTACTGCCACAAGCGGAAGGTTCTCCACAGAGACCTAAAGCCCCAGAACCTGCTCATCAACGAGAGAGGGGAACTCAAACTGGCTGACTTCGGTCTGGCGCGGGCGAAGTCTGTCCCCACTAAGACGTACTCCAACGAGGTGGTGACTCTGTGGTACCGGCCACCTGACGTCCTGCTAGGCTCCTCCGAGTACTCCACACAGATTGACATGTGGTAAGAACACTACATCCTAACAAGTTATGCCAAGGGTAAGAAAATACTACCCCAGAGGTCCGGAGTACTGCTGGTTTTctcttctacctgataattaGTACCTTTATTCGAGGGgaagaataaaataaataaaaaagcaatggaactggcttcgaggtccagatttGAGGCCCTTACACCGTAGGAACTACAACCACTTCATTCATGAATGAATTTTACACATATAAACTTTGAGTAAGAGCTATACATCCTAACCCCTTCATCCTACTCCCTAGCCTCTAtttttgatgtgtgtgtgatttttctctctctgtgtgtaggggtgtgGGGTGTATATTTTATGAGATGGCTGCAGGTCGGCCCCTGTTTCCTGGCTCTACAGTAGAGGATGAGCTCCACCTCATATTCAGACTGCTGGGTGAGGACAGAGTACAGCCTGATTCAGATGTTACAGCCTAACTAACCCACTGACCTAGCGCCACCTAGTGTCTGCTACAGGGACGAACACACAACCACAGAACTCTCTAAATAAGCAGGAGAGTCCTCAGACATGCTGCTGCTGATGGGGACATTATTTGAGCGTTAACTAAACGTTGATAGAGCGTTGTCTAACGACTGTCCTCTCTCTTATTTCTTCAGGTACGCCATCAGAGGACAGCTGGCCAGGGATCTCTGGCGTCGACGAGTTCAAATCCTACAACTTCCCCAAATACAAACCTCAGCCCTTCATCAACCATGCACCCAGGTAGCTTGTGTGCGCACGCGCgtccatgagtgtgtgtgagagcgcacgtttctgtgtgggtgtgtgaatgCGTATCCGTGAGTGTGTTTAGTCAGTGCAGGAGGCAGGAAATCCTGTGGAACTTTAGTGAAGCAACTGTTCACTTCCTTCCTTTGAAGTTCCCATCAGTTGTCACCGACTGACAGTAAACCCTGTGATTCTCGCTCTCCTTTTCAGGTTGGACACAGAAGGCATTGAACTGGTGTTATCGTTTCTGAAAGTGAGTTTCTCTGTCTACATTTTCCACACACTGTGTAACCTATGCAGTTATACTCTGAACCACTGGCATGCAGTACTGATAAAATAACAACAGGGGGTGCAGTGGTCACTTCTGCCCTACTGATTCtgttttgttgttgctgtactgaGTGTTGGTTAACTGttggtctccctcctctccagtaCGAGTCCAAGAGGAGGATCTCAGCAGATGAAGCTATGAAGCAGGCCTACTTCAAGAGCCTGGGGGCACGGGTCCACACACTGCATGAGAGTGAGTCTCTAAACCTGGGGATGGTCTAGTCCTCTGAATGGCCTGGAGATAATTACAaatctctctccgctctctttctcgctcagGTGTATCAATATTCACTCTGAAGGATATCCAACTGCAGAGAGACCCTGGCTATCGGAACTCCTCAAACCTAGAGTCAGGTGTgtataaaacaaacacacacacacacacacacacctcttctaaCGTAGAGCTTTATAACTGTTATGACATACatggaacactccctctctctcttttttttaattcactccatctctccaggcAACAGCAAGAACAGAAGACAGAGCATGCTCTTCTAGACTTTCTGCTCCTGGGTGGAGCTCTTTCCTGTTGCTATAGTAACGGACTCTCGCTTGAGATGAGACTGAATGGGACagagccccctcctccctctcgcaTGAGCCCCTCACccctagacccccccccccatagagcGAGCGAGTCTGGAGTTgattggggagggagagatgaactaCGTTTATTTATTTGAAGATATGGAAAGGGCGGTGGGGGGGTATATTTTGCTGCTatactactactgtctgtattTAACACGCAGTTTGTGTATATGATGATGTGAACTCAGACACCATGCACAACCGACCAGTCGCTAAGGTTACTATTGTTATTGCAAATGATGAATTATGGTTATGATTCCACTGATGATCTCGATGTTGTTTATCATAGCTGTTACCTTTGCTGTTTTGCATGTCGTTGTGTTCAGAGACTGAATGCCTTTTTAGCATTTTTTTCCTCAAGTACTTTCTCAAGCTTCCTCTGATGGTGGTGTTTGACTGAAATGAGACCAGACCAGTCCAaactgggagagagggactggactgGGAGTGTCTGGTCCTCAACTGGATATCTTTCCTCTGAACCGAAGCAATTCCCagcctccctctcattctccttgACCTAGAACATTCCAGAACATTTCAGGGGCCAGACGGGGCTTTAGGAAGGGGTTGAGGTGGGGTCCAGTCATTGGGAGAGCACAGCGACCCTCAGAGCCTCTTAGCCAACGAATGGGACCACAGCAGAAGGTAGAGTTTGACTCCCCAGGACATTTCCGGTCTCCCTCTCCGGTTGTCATGGCAACAGGGAAGCAATGattagggaggagagaaacacaggAGCGCCGTGACCTCCCACGGGAACTCATCAGTCCCCCTCCTCCATTTCCCCTAGATGGTCTTGACTTAAATTCTTGTATGCAAGATCTTCATTTTCTCTTGCCTTTTGAAGGTCTACAATACTGGTTGTTTTTGTGCATCAATAACCTGTAAGCAGTTTCTAGTTTTTTTTAATGGCTCTCTACTCTGTAGCTGGCCATGGGAGTGGGGTTGTACCATGATGACTGGTGTTTAAAATGGCTGACTTGATTTGACAGTATTAAGAGATTGTTTTCTATGTTTGCCCTCTCCTTGTGAATACAGTGTCAGTGTGGCATGTCAAGGGGCAGAAGCTTCGCCTCTCAAAGGAGAAAACATTTTGTTTCACAGTCTACATTGgacctcgagtttctttttttttCAGCGTTTGTACACATTTCAAATAGACTTAACAAGCCGCGGTGTGTGTCTTCAGCTGACAGTGATGTATATtaatattgtaatactgtacttTTTCAAGTTTAAAAATGATCTGAGCTTACCTGAGGGTGTGTGTGCGCCAGACATAGGGAGCTCCTGCTGTGGTGTAAACTCAACCTCTCTGGAACACTGACTGTTGTCCTGTAATTATTTATTTCTCATAAccatcacagtaaaattagtctGTTTGATAAGTACACTTGTCCTTGTCTTTATTGTGGTTTTCTTGAATAGCATTCAATGCTTCATGTTTTATTTAAAACCGTATGTAAGACATTTTTACTGGACTctggacagcaacaacaacaaagaagCAAATAATTGATAATACATTTGTATCAATTCCTTTATAAAAACAAAATAACCAAAAGCTGTTACAAATAAGCTTTTGTTCAATATTGAACTGGAATTTCGTCAAAAAGAGTTTTAAAGcttgaaaataaaacatttacataaCACTCTTACATTTGAGAAGGCACAGCCGGTACAAGGTAATAATGCATATAAAGTGTAATACAAAACCATAGAAAAACACTTAGCCAGAACAATATAACCAGGTTCACAGCCTCAAATGAACATATCAACCAATATACAGTGATACAAACATTTCTAACCATACGCCAGGCATTTGATAAAGGGCTGACAAGGTCCAATGCATTCTGGCATTGAGAAGTGGATAAATATGGGATAGAAAATGTTTTCAAGATGGATGAGATCCAAACTAAACAGAAGAAAgccaacaaaaaaatattttcaagCTAAAGAAAATGTATCTTCAAGTCAATGATATTGACGCAGTTAAAGGCTGATCCAGTAGGTTTGCAGCAGTGTCCTGATATTTACTGGCTTAACCTGATTTGGCCTCGAGTCCTGCTGTGTCGGGTTCCAGGATTTGAAATTGCGTGGACTGGGCATATTTGTTCTGGTCGGGCCTGATTTGGTCCGGTCCAGTCCAGTCGGGTATGTTACTGTCCTCCAGGATGATCAGGACTTGTGTGGGCTGTGGGAGAGCAGTAGGGGGGAGGAGGTGTCCAAGCTGGACAGGGGGACTGGGATGGGCCCATTCAGGAGGGTGGGGAACtatagacaggcagagacagacagatggacaaagGACAAGACTGCTGAAATACcacaataataaataataatgccCCACCCCCATATTATACTGAGGTAAAGTACATTCATCTATATCTATATTCTAGTGTTATACATGTGTACTACTACAAATAACTTTATTTTGAAAGAACTCCAGCCCTAACTCTGGAGAGGCTGACTGGGTTTAAGAATTCCCTAAAATGGTGGCTGAGGTATTTTAACGCCCATCCCTCCTGACGATGGGAGGAGAGGCACTTCCTGTTGTGAGAGGGCTGATGGGAGTGGGTGGGGCTCCTGACCACCCCCCCTCCCAAGCAGGAAGCTGCCCCCCCACTCCTCGTCTACACCAGAAAGGAAACATCTGTAGCTTATTTTGAAGCCCATGCACACAGtgaatcacacacatacacaaacttaAGTATAATCACAGCGAaccgctcacacacacaactAAATAGCGACTGTTGTTGTTGAGAAAATGAGGCTGTTCAGGGGAAATCTTCTGTCTTAGCAAAGGTTGCAAAATTCAGGGAACTTTCCAAATAAAATCTTTTTTTTTCAGAAGTCCTGGATGGAGGATTACGGATTtactgcttattccctcctggtTCCGGGACTCTCCAACCGGGAAATAAGGGATTTTTATTGAACGttcccagaattttgcaaccccaGTTGTAGCTCAAACTTTAACTCTGACTGTCAGAATTCACTATCCCTCCTTTATTTACCAGTTAGAGTGGAGCCCTTTCCCTCTCAGCTCAGTACGAACAAGCATAAATACTATACTGTCCTCCCCCTTTCTGTCACCCATCCCACAACtttcccctctgtccctccctctctcctcaactcCCTTCCATCAGTCTTCACTCCATGTGgtgtcactctctttctttcctttctcctctctctttattctcttttagagtttgtgtgtgtctcttaccTGGAACAGGGGTCCATGGCCCTGCAGGCGAGCGGGGCTCAGGGGTCCTACGGGACTCAGGCTGCTCCAGAAATGGATACTGGACAGCAGGGGACTGGGGGTGAGGATGAGACCTGAGGGAGTCTGGAGggggagaacgggagagagatTTCAATTTGTTCAATGTTCTGTTGGTGCTGTTCTCAGTGATCTGTAAAATGAGCTAGCGGAGTATGAACACACAACACAGAGATGTACTTTCTCACTGTGGTTATTCAGTATTCAGGTTATTCTGTTTTAGTAAAACACCGGCACCAGGAGGGGGGATAGAGCTTCATACCCTGCTTTGGGGGGGTGAGTTCAAGGCTGACTTTGGGAACTCTCTAGGGGTCACAGAACTTGGAAAACTAGGTTCCAGCTGAGAAGTTACATATGACATCAATTTCTCTCCATCTTGCCTCCctattgttggggggggggggggggtgttatgtGGGTAAGGAATGATGTATGCTATTTTAATGCgttgtgttgttttgtagtggCCCAATAAAGAGTTTTAGGTAGAGAGAATCTATCTCTCTATCCGTGGTATTACAACAACTCTTACCTCACGGCTGCGATTCAAGAGCTTTAGAAACATATGGCTTCACTTACAGACCTCCCCTCCCTtcttttacctctctcctccttactAGTCCCACCCACTCCCTCTTTTCCGCTTACCTCTTTCACTCCTTCCCTCatttcctctctcagtctctcctcaataACTCTCTtaccgccctccctccctctactctccctacCCTGCCTGTTTCAGGGTAAGGACAGACAGTTCCAGAGAGACTCAGGGATAAGTCATGTATTTTCCCCAAATGTTATTACACACATAAATCAGCACGCACACAGAGGGTGAGGGTGGAGCGAGTGTATGCGTTTGTGTTCAGGGCTAACCTGGGAAAAGATTGTGAGTGAGGGTGGTACTGACCTGTGCAGTGAAGAAGGCTGGTGTTAGGGACCCTGAGGGCAGTGCAGGACTGTTGAGGGCGATAGAGCCGATGTCATTGGCTGTCAGGAGCAGGGAGGGTGCGGATATCTCCAGGCCTTTAGGCTTCCTGGTTTTTGGCGGGACGCTATTGGCTAAGCCCCTCTTCTCTGGCGTGGGTGTGGCCTGGCCACGATCTCTGTGACCAGATGATAGGTTAAGGGGTTGAGCGCTCTGCTCTGATTCGTCAGTCTCAGGGGCGGGGCTCCGTGccctccagagtgtgtgtgtggggctgtgtgatggggaggaggagcaggacgAGGAGTGGGCTAGCCTTGTGGAAGGTTTGGATGAATAGTAGCCCTCATTGGAGGAAGGGAGCGGGGATGACGGCAGAGACACCACCGGCAGTGCCCCGCCCTTATGGCTGCGGTTCTGAACAAAGCGAATCACCGTGCCACTGTCGTCATGGTGATCATGTCGAGGCTCCACCTTGATTGGTCGGAGTAAATCAGGGGGACGGAGGAGGTCCTGGGGATGCTGGAGGGAGCTGACGGTAAAGGAGGAGTAGAGGCCTGAGTGGAGGTACTCATTCCTCCCTGGGGGgccacccctcaccccctcctcatccccctccccctcagacAGGGCCCCACCAGCCTCATCACACACCCGCACCCCCATCTCCACCGCCGCGGGGTCCATCTTCAGGATCTCCGGGAAGGACACAAATTTGTACACAAACTTCTGGCCAATCACCTTCTTGATGATGttctggaggaggaagaggggaggagaagttGAAGCATCATATGTTATACAGTAATAACAGtgtaatgttaacatgcatgccACGATATATGGTGGTTTGACCTGTAGTATTGGTACAGACATGTTCATGCTGTGTAGAGATAtttggtatttattaggatccccattagctactgcaaatgcatcagctactcttcctggggtccacatgacATAATACATAGTACAGAACATTATTAGTCAAGGACTGAAATACATAGACTACATATCAGTATACACACAGAATATCTAGGTCTAAAACATAATACAGTGCAAATCACAATATCTAAATATAATGGCTGTCTTGTCACAGTCCCCTTTGTGCAGGTAttatttatctgtttttttaatgtGTTTATTGCTAGTTTGAGTTACCTGTGGTGGCAGAGAGTTCCAtctagtcatggctctatttgaTACTGTGCGGGTTTTTTTTtcagcctctgttctggacttggagactgtgaagagacctctggttgcatgtcttgtgttgtactgAACTGTctgcttgaacagacagttcAGTACCTTCAACATATCAATACCTTGCATAAAGAccaatagtgatgcagtcaatctctcaaTACATGCTGCCTTGTTCTGGACCAACTACACTTGACCTATGTCCTTCTTTGCCGCTcatgaccacacagctgggcAGGAGTCCAgatgcgacaaaactagggcctgtaggacatgTCTGGTCGACTGAGAAGGCAGAGCAATGCCCTATCATGGACAGACCTCTTCCCATTTTAGCAACCATTGAgtctatgttttgaccatgacagcttGCTATCTAGGGTTACACACAGCAGTTTAGTCACTTCAAGTTGCTCAATAGCCACATTACGCAATAATAGAACTAAATGAGGTTGAGCAAGTGATTTGTCCCAAAACATTATGCTTTTTGTTTTTGAGATATTTAGCAACAGCCTATTGCTAGTTACCCTTTCTAAAACTGACTGGAGCTCAATGTTAAGTGTTTCAGTTATTTATTTGACTGTTGTAGCTGACGTGTATGCTGTTGAATCGTCAgcgtacatagacacacaggctttagtCAAGGTCAGTGGAAGGTCATTTGTAAAAATAGAAAACAATAATGGGCTTAGCTGGCTGCCCTGTGGTATCCCACACTCAACTGAATTTGCATGAGAGGCTTCTATTAAcaaaaaccctctgtgttctattagataggtaactctcaaTCCATAATAAGGCAGAGGATGCAAATAACACCTAGGTTTTTTCAGCAATAGGTTATGATCAATGACAttaaaagctgcactgaagtctaacaaaacagctcccccAATCTTCTTACTATCAATTACTTTCAGCCAgccatcagtcatttgtgtcaatGCCAAGCATGTTGAGTGTCCATCagtataagcatgctgaaagtctgttaatTGGTTTTCTGTAAAATAACTTTATATTTGATCAAATGTTTGCTAAGCACTTGTAACAACCTGATTGGTCAGCTGTTTGAACCATTAAAGGGTGCtctactattcttgggtagcggaatgacctTTGCCTCCCTCATTGTCTGAGGGCACACGCTGTCttctaggcttaaattgaagatgtgccAAACGAGTCACAATGTATTCCGCTACCAACCTCAGCAATTTACCATCCAGGTTGTCTCTACCGGTTGGTTTGTCCTTATTTATAGATAGCAACCATTTTTTTCACCATTCCATAcccactttatggaacacaaaacTACAGTTCTTGTCTTTCATTATTTGTCCATTATGCATGAATATGAAGACTCAGCATTTGGTGTTTGCATGTCATACCTGAGTTTGCTAAtcttgtcaacaacaacaaataggAAAAGTGGTTGGCAATATCAAAGGGTTTTGTGATGAACAAGCCATCTGCCTTAATGAAGGATGAAGCCGAGTTTGCTTTTTGCATCAAATTTCATTAACTTTAACTCCtgagctttttactatcattcttcgTACAATTGATCTTAGTTCCATAGTATAGTTTCTTAATTTTGTTTAGTTACATGATTTCTCAACTCACTGTATGTTTGTGAAGGGTTTATACAATGTTGGTGTACCTTGTCCACCGTACCAACAGGCGTGTTTGTGTAGTGCCAATGTAATCTATGGGAGTTATACCTTGTCATCCGTACCAGCAGGTGTGTGTTTGGTGTTAGTGTAGTGCCAATGTAATCTATGggagttgtaccttgtcaaccGTACCAGCAGGTGTGTGTTTGGTGTTAGTGTAGTGCCAATGTAATCTATGGGAGTTGTACCTTGTCATAGTAGTAACGCAGGGCACGGCTCAGCTTGTCATAGTTCATGTTGGTCTTGTTCTTCCTCAGTCCCCACAGCTTGGCCACCTCTTCTGACTTGAGCAGTTTAAACTCCCCGTCGTTAGACGTCCAGCAGATCAGGTGCTTGTGGCTCTGGTCCAATAATAGCTGCAGCAGGAACTGCCACAACGTGATGGCACTCTccatgactggagagagagaggggggggggcatcatTGTCAGTTGCACTGCATGTAAatcgacaaacacacagattcTAACCCTCAAGTACAACAAGTACAAAAGCCTCCCACATGTCCCGCCCCCAACCAAGAAGGTGTTTCCTGCACCATAAAAATCCTACCCATAAAGACAGAAAACACACCAACAACACATTTAgatcatcactacagacactggAGTCACAGTATTATGCTACTCCTGGCATCGTGTGCCAGATCCGGTGCCAACCGATGTACTGTCTATAAACATATGTATGCCTATGGGGCCAAGTGCCAGCCAGCGCCATCATACTTCTCATATTACAATATGTTGAAGTGGGGAATAAAAGCCATTGCTGCATATGTAATGAGACACACCAGTGACTGTGTAAAACTTTCACTCACTAGAGAGCTTGGCTGGCTGCCCAAATGATAAGAAGACGGGTCAACACAGCAGCTCTTTGTGAATGAGGGGCTGCCTGGCAGCTTTAGTACATCAGACAAGTCAGAGAAGCTTGTCCACTCAAACTCTATGCCACTCCACTAACACGCATGCACACTCGGTCACTTGCACTCACTCACACGCTGTGCTTTGTGCCTGTGCGCTTCTTAGTAGAAATTATGTTTCATTATAGGTCAAAATAAAGAGCTcaagtgtgtgtgattgtgttcaCGGACTTGGTGCTGCCAACTATGGCCAGATGGGTGGAGCGAGGGATGTTTCCGTGGTGATGAGAGGATGTGGTCAGTGCCCCTCTGCGAAGACAGGCCACAGCCCAACGACACTATTTACCTTGacttcactgtctgtctctctcacactccacacAGACAACTTTctgtgcacctctctctctctctccatctaactctcacacacacccgaCACAAGCTTGTCcgtttgaaaaaaaaaatgaacaGAGTATCCtgctttccctcctcctccatccccctctccaccagtGGGAGAGAGACCATCTAGGAGAGGAAAAAGGTGAACACCCCCTCTGACTCTGTTTCCTGAGGaggtctcgtgtgtgtgtgtgtgtgtgtgtgtgtgtgtgtgtgtgtgtgtgtgtgtgtgtgtgtgtgtgtgtgtgtgtgtgtgtgtgtgtgtgtgtgtgatgggagacCATAAAGCTGTCTAAATGAGGACTTCCTCTCATTCTGCTACAGGGCGTCTTCCCAGGGAAAGACCAGTCCCAACTCAAAGGTAGGAATTCCTGTCACCGGGAACCATCGGAAACACAGGGACCTCACAGTTGGGACAAATGGACGGGTTTCCTCCTCGCCTCGCTCTGGTACGGCAACACAGACCACCCATGTCCTATTCCACAACAACATATGGAGAATGCATTGCATACATGTATGTACTCTGAGTCTCCCCCAGGACATGCTGTGGGCATGATGGATTTAGTCTTTGATGTTCCATAGTGACATGGGTTAACGAGCCAAGCTCAGATGCAAAGCAGCAGGATCTGTTCATTTGGGGATATCCTTAGCAATAGTAAGGAAACATGTAACTGCATTGCCTGATAAACACTGGATTGGTGCAACTAAAAATATGGTTACAATAGATTTACATATGTTTTATTGCAGCATTGAATATGTCCATGTTATTTATGTGTACTGTATGGGATGATAGGCCCACAGcccagtgtctctcctcctgGACAGGTAGGTACACACATACTACATGTAGCTTCTGGTAGGGATTATTTATTTTGTTGATGGGGAGTTTCTAGTATCTTATAATAGTGTtatgacacagagacagaaatcATACAGCTGGTCCTCTGGACAGGCTTCTCCAGTATCTAACAACGATACTACGCGCTCCTGTCGCTAGCACGTACTGTTCAACCACCAGTGATATCATAGGCTATATAATGCCTCTGGTCGCTGTATCGTACCAAACGCCGCATATAGACGCTCTAAAGTCTCAAAAGGGTATGGGTTATCACGGGTGGACCGCCGGGCTCGGGTCTGTGCAGAATCATCGGTGTTGGAGAGCCTGGAACACTCAAACGGTTCTTTGTTTGCCCCATGACTCATTTTCAAGATGTTGTCTGCTGCCAGTTTCAATCCGGAAGCGCATGGCAATTAGTCTGTTGAGTCCAGACAAACCAGAAAGTCTACTATAGTTTTTAAAGGGCCATGAGCATTTTCACACCAACAGTTACGTTGAGTTGCCAAATGCATCCAAATAAACAAGAAAT
The genomic region above belongs to Oncorhynchus masou masou isolate Uvic2021 chromosome 27, UVic_Omas_1.1, whole genome shotgun sequence and contains:
- the LOC135515920 gene encoding cyclin-dependent kinase 17, which produces MEKMKRFKRRLSLTLRSSHTIDESLSELAEQMTIEDGGNKDNEPIVRNGRPPSSHSMHSFLHQYTGSFKKPPLRRPHSVIGGSLGSFMTFPSNGSRLDIVHENLKMGSDGESDQASGTSSDEVQSPTGVCLRNRVQRRISMEDLNKRLSLPADIRIPDGYLEKLQLSSPTFDQPLSRLSRRASLSEIGFGKLETYIKLDKLGEGTYATVFKGRSKLTDNLVALKEIRLEHEEGAPCTAIREVSLLKDLKHANIVTLHDIVHTDKSLTLVFEYLDKDLKQYMDDCGNIMSMHNVKIFLFQILRGLAYCHKRKVLHRDLKPQNLLINERGELKLADFGLARAKSVPTKTYSNEVVTLWYRPPDVLLGSSEYSTQIDMWGVGCIFYEMAAGRPLFPGSTVEDELHLIFRLLGTPSEDSWPGISGVDEFKSYNFPKYKPQPFINHAPRLDTEGIELVLSFLKYESKRRISADEAMKQAYFKSLGARVHTLHESVSIFTLKDIQLQRDPGYRNSSNLESGNSKNRRQSMLF
- the LOC135515921 gene encoding ETS domain-containing protein Elk-3-like — encoded protein: MESAITLWQFLLQLLLDQSHKHLICWTSNDGEFKLLKSEEVAKLWGLRKNKTNMNYDKLSRALRYYYDKNIIKKVIGQKFVYKFVSFPEILKMDPAAVEMGVRVCDEAGGALSEGEGDEEGVRGGPPGRNEYLHSGLYSSFTVSSLQHPQDLLRPPDLLRPIKVEPRHDHHDDSGTVIRFVQNRSHKGGALPVVSLPSSPLPSSNEGYYSSKPSTRLAHSSSCSSSPSHSPTHTLWRARSPAPETDESEQSAQPLNLSSGHRDRGQATPTPEKRGLANSVPPKTRKPKGLEISAPSLLLTANDIGSIALNSPALPSGSLTPAFFTAQTPSGLILTPSPLLSSIHFWSSLSPVGPLSPARLQGHGPLFQFPTLLNGPIPVPLSSLDTSSPLLLSHSPHKS